A genomic segment from Bacteroidota bacterium encodes:
- the dinB gene encoding DNA polymerase IV, whose translation MNRQIVHIDLDSFFVSVERLSNPALYGKPVLVGGMSDRGVVAACSYEARAFGIHSAMPMKMARQLCPEAILVRGDTSRYSYYSNIVTEIIANDVPLYEKTSIDEFYIDLTGMDRFFGCYKLATELRQKITRETNLPISFALSANKTVSKVGTGEAKPNGQKEILVGTEKNFLAPLSIRKIPMVGDKTYQLLRDMGVMYINTLQQMPIVLLQQVLGDNGGVIWRKANGIDDSLVIPYTERKSISTEQTFDKDTIDVKALKGILIGMTEKLAYQLRSEQKLTACVTVKIRYSDFNTYTMQLRIPYTSLDHILIEKVNELFDKLYQKRMLIRLIGVRFSHLVQGGHQYNLFEQTLEQIQLYQAMDKIRKRYGKDAVNRAAGMDFQSHDFNPFSGKTK comes from the coding sequence ATGAATAGGCAAATAGTACATATTGATTTAGATTCTTTTTTTGTTTCAGTCGAAAGATTGAGCAATCCTGCCTTATATGGAAAACCCGTATTGGTGGGTGGTATGAGCGATAGAGGAGTGGTGGCTGCTTGCAGTTACGAAGCAAGGGCTTTTGGTATCCATTCTGCTATGCCCATGAAAATGGCGCGGCAGCTTTGTCCTGAAGCCATTTTAGTGCGTGGCGATACCAGCAGATACAGTTATTACTCCAACATAGTAACAGAAATTATTGCCAACGATGTTCCTTTATACGAAAAAACATCTATTGATGAGTTTTATATTGATTTAACAGGCATGGATCGTTTTTTCGGTTGTTATAAATTAGCTACCGAGTTGCGGCAAAAAATTACCAGAGAAACCAACTTACCTATTTCATTTGCACTGTCGGCCAACAAAACAGTATCCAAAGTAGGAACAGGTGAGGCCAAGCCCAACGGACAAAAAGAAATCCTGGTTGGTACCGAAAAAAACTTTTTAGCTCCTTTATCCATTCGTAAAATACCCATGGTAGGCGATAAAACCTATCAACTACTGCGCGATATGGGCGTAATGTATATTAATACCCTACAACAAATGCCCATTGTATTATTACAGCAAGTATTAGGCGATAATGGTGGGGTAATTTGGCGCAAAGCCAATGGTATTGACGATTCATTGGTTATTCCTTATACCGAACGCAAATCCATATCGACCGAGCAAACTTTTGATAAAGACACCATTGATGTAAAAGCACTCAAAGGCATACTCATTGGTATGACCGAAAAATTAGCTTACCAATTGCGTAGCGAGCAAAAGCTAACCGCTTGCGTAACCGTTAAAATACGCTATTCCGATTTTAACACCTATACCATGCAATTACGCATTCCTTATACTTCCTTAGACCATATACTCATTGAAAAAGTAAACGAATTGTTTGACAAGCTATATCAAAAACGAATGCTGATCCGCTTAATTGGCGTACGGTTTAGTCATTTGGTACAAGGCGGCCACCAGTATAATTTATTTGAGCAAACACTTGAGCAAATACAGCTATACCAGGCTATGGATAAAATACGCAAACGTTATGGCAAAGATGCAGTAAACCGTGCTGCAGGTATGGATTTTCAATCACACGATTTCAATCCGTTTAGCGGTAAAACAAAATAG